One window of Mangrovibacterium diazotrophicum genomic DNA carries:
- a CDS encoding L-fucose isomerase encodes MSNRLIGRLPKVGIRPVIDGRERGVRESLEVQTMNMAKAAAALIEENLRFPSGEKVECVIADTTIGGVADAANCADKFKREGVEVSLTVTPCWCYGTEVMDADPLISKAVWGFNGTERPGAVYLAAALAGYTQKGLPAFGIYGRDVQDAGDTTIPNDVKEKILRFAKAALAAAQMKGKSYLSIGYTSMGIAGSMVNPDFFQDYLGMRTEFVDSVEVKRRIDQEIYDKEEFEKALAWVKANCQEGEDRNDAAKQTDRERKDWEWEIVVKMTLICRDLMIGNPKLAELGFGEESKGHNAITGGFQGQRQWTDYYPNADFTEAILNSSFDWNGIREAFVFATENDSLNAVPMLFGHLLTNTAQIFSDVRTFWSPESVKRVTGKELTGLAKDGIIHLINSGSTTLDATAQQKDADGNSVMKPYWEITEADVSACLENTVWSPADLGYFRGGGYSSQFKTAGQMPVTMSRVNWVKGLGPVIQIAEGWTVELPDDVHSILDERTNPTWPTTWFVPRLTGNGAFKDVYSVMANWGANHGAISFGHIGADLITLASILRIPVCMHNVGEGSIFRPSAWASFGMDKEAADYKACETYGPMFA; translated from the coding sequence ATGTCAAACCGATTAATCGGACGTTTGCCTAAAGTTGGTATTCGTCCTGTCATTGATGGACGTGAACGCGGCGTCCGCGAATCCCTTGAAGTACAAACCATGAATATGGCCAAAGCTGCTGCTGCTTTGATCGAAGAGAACCTGCGTTTTCCGTCAGGAGAAAAGGTAGAATGTGTTATTGCCGACACCACGATTGGCGGTGTGGCAGATGCAGCAAACTGCGCCGATAAATTCAAGCGCGAAGGGGTTGAAGTTTCGTTGACGGTAACTCCTTGCTGGTGTTACGGAACCGAGGTGATGGATGCCGATCCGCTGATTTCAAAAGCTGTTTGGGGATTTAACGGAACGGAACGTCCGGGGGCAGTTTACCTGGCAGCTGCCTTGGCTGGCTACACACAGAAAGGTCTGCCTGCATTCGGGATTTATGGCCGCGATGTGCAGGATGCCGGAGACACAACGATCCCCAATGATGTAAAAGAAAAAATACTGCGATTTGCGAAGGCAGCGCTGGCTGCCGCTCAAATGAAAGGGAAATCGTATTTGTCGATTGGCTACACATCGATGGGGATTGCCGGCTCAATGGTTAACCCCGATTTTTTCCAGGATTATTTGGGCATGCGCACCGAATTTGTTGATTCGGTTGAAGTCAAACGACGGATTGATCAGGAAATTTACGATAAAGAAGAATTTGAGAAGGCGCTGGCCTGGGTAAAAGCGAATTGCCAAGAAGGCGAAGACCGCAACGATGCTGCAAAACAAACGGATCGTGAACGAAAAGATTGGGAGTGGGAGATTGTCGTAAAAATGACGTTGATCTGCCGCGACCTGATGATTGGTAATCCGAAATTGGCTGAACTTGGATTTGGCGAGGAGTCAAAAGGTCATAACGCGATTACCGGAGGTTTCCAGGGGCAACGCCAATGGACCGATTACTATCCAAACGCGGACTTCACAGAAGCGATTTTAAACTCCTCATTCGATTGGAATGGCATCCGTGAGGCGTTTGTGTTTGCCACAGAAAATGACAGCTTAAATGCCGTACCAATGCTGTTTGGCCACTTGTTAACCAATACAGCTCAGATTTTCTCGGATGTTCGCACGTTCTGGAGCCCTGAATCCGTGAAACGTGTTACAGGTAAAGAGCTAACCGGCTTGGCAAAAGACGGCATTATCCACCTAATCAATTCCGGCTCAACAACGCTGGATGCAACAGCACAACAGAAAGATGCTGATGGAAATTCGGTGATGAAACCTTATTGGGAAATTACGGAGGCAGATGTTTCAGCCTGTCTTGAGAATACAGTCTGGAGTCCGGCTGACCTGGGGTATTTTAGGGGCGGTGGCTATTCATCACAATTTAAAACAGCCGGGCAGATGCCGGTTACCATGTCGCGTGTGAATTGGGTAAAGGGCTTGGGGCCTGTGATTCAAATAGCGGAGGGCTGGACCGTTGAGCTACCGGATGACGTTCACAGCATTTTGGACGAACGTACCAACCCAACATGGCCAACAACCTGGTTCGTGCCTCGTTTAACCGGGAACGGAGCTTTTAAAGATGTTTACAGCGTAATGGCCAATTGGGGAGCGAACCATGGAGCCATTTCATTCGGACATATTGGAGCCGATTTAATCACTTTAGCTTCCATTCTTCGAATTCCGGTTTGTATGCACAACGTCGGGGAAGGATCTATTTTCAGACCGAGTGCCTGGGCATCTTTCGGCATGGATAAAGAGGCTGCGGACTATAAAGCTTGCGAAACTTACGGGCCGATGTTTGCCTGA
- a CDS encoding dicarboxylate/amino acid:cation symporter yields MFLLKMKLHWQILIALVIAVLFGYFFANQVQYISWMGDIFLRLLKMIIIPLIFSSIISGVTSMGSGKNLGRLGLKTLSYYLFTSLFAILTGLVMVNLIRPGVGVDLGLHSNAPQFEAHESKISDIFFRMIPENIFQSLYNGDILSIIFFAILFGFFINASKTKYQQTLTNFFDAVFDVMMQLTMFIIRFTPLGILGIVAKEVARNAEQLSSIAGSMAIYMLTVILALSIHAFITLPVIVKLVGKAHPYRHLKNMLSPLLTAFSTSSSSATLPLTIEAVEKESGVSNKITSFTLPLGATINMDGTALYECVAAMFIAQVYGIELGFGQQMLVVVTALLASIGAAGIPMAGLVMITIILSAVNLPLEGVGLILAVDRILDMYRTSVNVWSDSCGAVIIAKSEGEKTLV; encoded by the coding sequence ATGTTTCTATTAAAAATGAAGCTTCACTGGCAAATTCTGATCGCGTTGGTCATCGCCGTTCTATTTGGTTACTTCTTTGCTAACCAGGTTCAATACATCTCCTGGATGGGCGACATTTTCCTACGCTTACTGAAAATGATTATTATTCCGCTTATTTTCAGTTCTATTATCAGCGGTGTTACCAGCATGGGAAGCGGCAAAAATCTTGGTCGGTTGGGATTGAAGACACTCTCCTACTACTTGTTCACCTCGCTTTTTGCCATCCTGACTGGTTTGGTCATGGTGAATCTGATCCGCCCCGGAGTTGGTGTCGACTTAGGATTACATTCCAATGCTCCTCAATTTGAAGCGCACGAATCGAAAATTTCGGATATCTTCTTCCGGATGATTCCGGAGAACATCTTTCAATCGCTTTACAACGGCGACATTTTATCAATCATCTTCTTTGCCATCCTGTTTGGCTTCTTTATAAATGCATCGAAAACGAAATACCAGCAAACGCTGACCAACTTTTTCGATGCGGTATTCGATGTGATGATGCAGCTCACCATGTTCATTATTCGGTTTACACCGCTTGGTATTTTGGGCATTGTTGCCAAGGAAGTCGCCCGCAACGCCGAGCAACTTTCATCCATCGCAGGTAGCATGGCCATCTATATGCTCACCGTTATTCTGGCGCTATCGATTCACGCATTTATAACGCTGCCTGTGATTGTAAAACTGGTTGGCAAGGCACATCCCTACCGCCACTTAAAAAACATGCTATCCCCGCTCTTAACGGCATTTTCTACCTCGTCATCAAGTGCAACTCTACCACTGACAATTGAAGCCGTTGAGAAAGAAAGTGGCGTATCAAATAAAATCACAAGTTTTACTCTTCCTCTGGGTGCAACCATCAATATGGACGGCACCGCGCTTTACGAGTGCGTGGCAGCTATGTTTATCGCGCAGGTTTACGGAATTGAATTGGGCTTCGGCCAACAGATGCTGGTGGTTGTGACAGCTCTTTTAGCCTCAATCGGAGCTGCAGGAATTCCGATGGCCGGACTTGTGATGATTACGATAATTCTATCGGCCGTAAACTTGCCGCTGGAAGGTGTTGGGTTGATTTTGGCAGTCGATCGTATCCTGGATATGTACCGTACATCTGTAAATGTATGGAGCGACAGCTGTGGTGCGGTGATCATCGCCAAAAGTGAAGGCGAGAAAACGCTCGTGTAA
- a CDS encoding DUF134 domain-containing protein, with protein sequence MPRKKRDRRLLAPPAIKGLSVYGPKNRSEQVVLYFEEYEAIKLLDYENMTQEEAAVCMDVSRPTLTRIYESARNKVAQSMVEGKDLIIRGGNFQFDDNWFYCNNCQAKFNRLVETDKTCPVCNSLEIITLNEYYSEED encoded by the coding sequence ATGCCACGGAAAAAAAGAGACCGCCGACTGTTGGCTCCTCCCGCAATTAAAGGATTGTCTGTGTACGGCCCCAAGAACAGGTCGGAGCAGGTTGTTCTTTATTTCGAGGAGTATGAAGCCATCAAGCTATTGGACTACGAGAACATGACGCAGGAAGAAGCAGCTGTTTGCATGGATGTATCGCGTCCTACCCTGACACGAATCTACGAATCGGCTCGAAACAAAGTCGCTCAATCAATGGTGGAAGGAAAGGACCTGATTATTCGTGGTGGTAACTTCCAGTTCGACGACAACTGGTTTTACTGCAACAACTGCCAGGCTAAATTTAACCGGTTAGTCGAAACCGATAAAACCTGCCCGGTATGTAACTCGTTGGAGATTATTACACTGAATGAATATTATTCAGAAGAAGATTAG
- the aroC gene encoding chorismate synthase has translation MNSFGQIFRLTSFGESHGRGIGGVIDGCPAGLEIDMEFIQNELNRRKPGQSKITTQRNEADRVEFLSGIFEGKTQGTPIGFMVWNQDQHSNDYNNLKDVYRPSHADYTYIQKYGSRDHRGGGRSSARETIARVVAGAIAKLLLQKQGIRIDAFVKRVGEIELQKSYKDIDLSQIDSNIVRCPDAEVAEKMIARIEEAGRDRDTVGGVIQAVIQGVPTGFGEPVFNKLHADLGHAMLGINAVKGFEYGSGFEGTKLSGSEHNDIFIKTESGIRTKTNNSGGIQGGISNGEDIYFNVAFKPIATLLKEQHTVDKEENETVINPKGRHDPCVLPRAVPIVEAMAALVIADHYLLNKINQI, from the coding sequence ATGAATAGCTTCGGACAAATCTTCAGACTTACTTCCTTTGGAGAATCACATGGCCGCGGAATTGGCGGTGTTATCGACGGTTGCCCAGCCGGGTTGGAAATTGATATGGAATTCATTCAGAATGAATTAAATCGAAGAAAACCAGGCCAATCAAAAATTACAACTCAAAGGAACGAAGCTGACAGGGTCGAATTTTTATCCGGTATTTTTGAAGGTAAAACGCAAGGTACGCCAATCGGTTTTATGGTTTGGAATCAGGATCAGCATTCCAACGATTATAACAACCTGAAAGACGTTTACCGTCCGTCGCATGCCGATTACACGTATATTCAGAAGTATGGTAGCCGCGATCATCGTGGAGGCGGCCGTTCATCGGCTCGCGAAACAATTGCCCGTGTTGTGGCTGGTGCCATTGCCAAACTTCTGCTGCAAAAGCAGGGTATTCGTATTGATGCTTTCGTGAAGCGTGTTGGCGAAATCGAACTTCAGAAAAGTTACAAGGATATAGACCTGAGCCAGATTGATTCAAACATCGTTCGTTGTCCCGACGCTGAAGTTGCCGAGAAAATGATTGCCCGAATTGAAGAGGCAGGAAGAGATCGCGACACAGTGGGCGGAGTAATTCAAGCGGTTATTCAAGGGGTGCCGACAGGTTTCGGCGAGCCGGTTTTTAACAAACTGCATGCCGACTTAGGTCACGCCATGCTGGGAATTAACGCCGTGAAAGGTTTCGAGTATGGTTCCGGCTTTGAAGGGACCAAATTATCGGGATCGGAGCACAACGATATTTTTATCAAGACAGAGAGCGGTATTCGTACCAAAACCAACAATTCCGGAGGTATTCAGGGAGGTATCAGCAACGGAGAAGACATTTATTTCAATGTTGCTTTTAAACCCATCGCAACGCTGTTGAAAGAACAGCACACCGTCGATAAAGAAGAAAACGAAACGGTCATCAATCCGAAAGGACGACATGATCCGTGTGTTCTCCCAAGAGCCGTTCCGATTGTGGAAGCAATGGCTGCTCTTGTTATAGCCGATCATTATTTGTTGAATAAAATAAATCAGATTTAA
- a CDS encoding FKBP-type peptidyl-prolyl cis-trans isomerase: MAISKNKMVSLTYDLRIGGAEGELIEQATAERPLSFVYGAGTMLPKFEALLEGMEQGKTFEIDLNCADAYGEIDENAIVDLPKSIFIMDGKFDDDIIKIGNTVPMMSTSGQRMNGLVLEITEEAVKMDFNHPLAGEDLHFTGDILEVREATDEEIAATIHGGCGSGCGCGSDSSCGSGGCGCDDESCSTESASGGCGCGC; encoded by the coding sequence ATGGCGATTTCAAAAAACAAAATGGTTTCTCTGACCTACGATCTGAGAATCGGTGGTGCAGAGGGTGAATTGATCGAACAGGCAACAGCTGAGAGACCATTGAGCTTTGTATACGGAGCCGGAACTATGCTCCCTAAATTCGAAGCTTTACTGGAAGGTATGGAACAAGGCAAAACATTCGAAATAGATTTGAATTGTGCAGATGCTTACGGAGAGATTGATGAGAATGCAATTGTTGATCTTCCTAAATCTATTTTCATCATGGACGGTAAGTTCGATGATGACATCATCAAAATTGGCAACACTGTTCCAATGATGAGCACAAGCGGCCAACGCATGAATGGTTTGGTTTTGGAAATTACAGAGGAAGCTGTAAAAATGGACTTTAACCACCCATTGGCTGGTGAGGACCTGCATTTTACAGGCGATATTCTGGAAGTACGCGAAGCTACCGACGAAGAAATCGCAGCAACAATTCACGGTGGTTGCGGAAGCGGCTGTGGTTGCGGAAGTGACTCAAGTTGCGGAAGCGGTGGCTGTGGTTGCGATGACGAATCTTGCTCTACTGAAAGCGCAAGTGGTGGCTGCGGTTGCGGTTGCTAA
- a CDS encoding putative LPS assembly protein LptD, translating to MKRKLVIYLFLLIGLCANAQETPKLVIEELDFPDSLISIAPDSLAMPAIPDSLALPADSLLTDTLQTEAKEKKPVLDATINYNAQDSIIVALDGKKVYMYKGGVVTYENIELTADYIILDLNTKEVYAEGLPDSTGVMQGNPIFKDGTDEFECKTLRYNFKSQKGIIQDVKTEQGEGYVHSERTKKVSKDAFILKNGKYTTCDADHPHFYLKMTKAKVISNKKIITGPAYMVLEDFPIYFPILPFGFFPNSPSYSSGIIIPSYGEENSRGFFLREGGYYWAASEYFDVTLKGDIYSKGSWGTYFSSNYRKRYKFNGSVNIKYNVNKYSEEGLPDYSRSPGFSIQWTHSQDSKANPYQTFSASVNMSTSSYDKQNSYNVYSYLNSQKSSSISYSKKWENSPFNMSVNFRHSQNSSDSTMTISFPEMTFSMSKIYPFKSKNHVGKTRFWEKISIGYTGNIKNSITAREDSILQMSLVKDWQNGWQHSIPITLPSFNLLKYINMSPSFTYKERWYTNEVQSKYIFNHVTGEEMILKDTIYGFKRNYEYSYSLSASTNIYGMYLIKNPNSRIKAIRHKMTPTMSFSYRPDFGDPKYGFWDSYVDAKGKIKYFNRFQNGVFGSTSRGESGAISFGLSNNIEAKMAARTDTISSTNTEGGEKSDDKYTKVKILENLSFSGSYNLVADSLNLSNIAIRGRTTIKGISINFGGTLNPYLTDTTGDVTINQYAWNHRSGLAKLGRLTNANLSFGLSFKSKDKKGGNKGGTGGGQPGQGPQSSGQPDTGFDEFGQPLPVLMMTGPQYYDFSIPWEFRMDYTMSYSKSNPFESATINQSVNFNGRLSLTDKWNMTMTTNFDIQAKEFSFTTFNISRSLHCWSMSFNFVPFGDRKSYSFSLNASSSMLKDLKIDKNKSWYDN from the coding sequence TTGAAACGAAAACTAGTAATATACCTTTTTCTCCTGATTGGTCTGTGTGCTAATGCACAAGAGACACCTAAGCTCGTGATTGAAGAGCTGGACTTTCCTGATTCATTAATAAGTATTGCGCCCGATTCGTTGGCTATGCCTGCAATACCCGACAGTTTGGCACTGCCTGCCGATTCACTTCTAACGGATACACTTCAGACAGAAGCCAAGGAAAAGAAGCCGGTGCTGGATGCAACCATCAACTATAATGCACAAGACTCCATAATTGTTGCGCTCGACGGCAAAAAAGTGTACATGTATAAAGGTGGCGTTGTTACCTACGAAAATATTGAGCTGACAGCTGATTACATCATTCTCGATTTAAATACAAAAGAGGTTTACGCTGAAGGATTGCCGGATTCGACCGGTGTGATGCAGGGCAACCCGATTTTTAAGGATGGAACCGATGAGTTTGAATGTAAGACACTTCGCTATAATTTCAAGTCGCAGAAAGGGATCATTCAGGATGTGAAAACCGAACAGGGAGAGGGCTACGTTCATAGCGAACGGACCAAAAAAGTCAGCAAGGATGCATTCATTCTGAAGAATGGTAAATACACAACCTGTGATGCTGATCACCCGCACTTTTACCTGAAAATGACAAAGGCCAAAGTCATTTCTAACAAAAAGATTATTACCGGGCCGGCCTATATGGTTTTGGAAGATTTTCCGATCTATTTTCCCATTTTGCCATTTGGCTTTTTCCCGAATTCACCCAGTTATTCGTCGGGGATCATTATCCCGTCGTACGGAGAGGAAAACAGTCGTGGTTTCTTCCTGCGTGAAGGAGGATACTATTGGGCTGCAAGCGAGTATTTTGATGTGACCTTGAAAGGGGATATTTATTCCAAAGGATCTTGGGGTACTTACTTTAGTTCAAATTACCGAAAGCGATACAAGTTCAACGGGAGTGTGAACATCAAGTATAATGTGAATAAGTACAGTGAAGAAGGGTTGCCCGATTATAGCAGGAGTCCCGGTTTTAGCATTCAGTGGACACATTCGCAGGACAGCAAAGCGAATCCGTATCAAACGTTTTCGGCCAGTGTAAACATGTCAACCTCCAGTTACGACAAACAAAACTCGTATAACGTATACAGCTATTTGAACTCCCAGAAGTCTTCGAGTATCAGCTACTCTAAAAAATGGGAAAATTCGCCGTTCAATATGTCGGTTAACTTCCGGCACTCGCAGAATTCTTCGGATTCAACAATGACGATTAGCTTCCCGGAGATGACCTTCAGTATGTCTAAGATCTATCCGTTTAAAAGTAAGAACCACGTCGGAAAAACGAGATTTTGGGAGAAAATCAGCATTGGTTACACCGGTAATATCAAAAACTCAATCACCGCGCGCGAGGATTCTATTCTACAGATGTCGTTGGTTAAGGATTGGCAGAACGGTTGGCAGCACAGTATTCCGATTACTTTGCCAAGCTTCAACTTGCTGAAGTACATCAATATGAGCCCGTCATTTACTTACAAAGAACGATGGTACACCAACGAGGTGCAGTCGAAATATATCTTCAACCATGTGACCGGTGAAGAGATGATTCTGAAAGACACCATTTACGGCTTCAAACGGAACTACGAATATTCATATTCATTGAGTGCATCGACGAATATTTACGGGATGTATTTGATTAAAAACCCGAACTCGCGCATTAAAGCGATTCGTCATAAAATGACGCCCACCATGAGTTTCAGTTACCGCCCCGACTTCGGCGATCCGAAATACGGATTCTGGGACAGTTATGTTGATGCCAAGGGTAAAATCAAATATTTTAACCGTTTCCAGAACGGAGTGTTCGGTTCAACGTCCCGAGGTGAGAGTGGGGCCATCTCCTTTGGTTTGTCAAACAACATCGAAGCCAAAATGGCAGCGAGGACAGATACAATTAGCAGCACCAATACGGAGGGGGGAGAAAAAAGCGATGACAAGTACACGAAAGTCAAGATCTTGGAAAACCTGAGTTTCAGTGGCTCATACAACCTGGTGGCCGACTCGTTGAACCTGAGTAATATCGCCATACGCGGCCGTACAACCATCAAGGGGATCAGTATTAACTTTGGAGGTACTTTAAACCCGTATTTGACAGATACAACCGGTGATGTCACGATTAACCAGTATGCCTGGAATCACCGGTCGGGATTGGCAAAGTTAGGGCGGCTTACCAATGCGAACCTCTCCTTTGGCTTGTCGTTTAAGTCGAAGGACAAAAAAGGAGGCAACAAAGGCGGAACTGGCGGGGGACAACCCGGGCAAGGGCCACAAAGTAGTGGACAGCCCGATACCGGTTTTGATGAATTCGGACAGCCGCTGCCGGTACTGATGATGACCGGACCTCAATATTACGACTTTAGTATTCCCTGGGAGTTCCGAATGGACTACACCATGAGTTATTCAAAATCGAATCCATTCGAATCAGCTACTATAAATCAGAGTGTTAATTTCAATGGGCGACTGAGTTTGACCGATAAGTGGAATATGACAATGACGACAAACTTTGATATTCAAGCCAAAGAATTTTCGTTTACAACGTTTAATATTTCGCGTTCGTTACACTGCTGGAGTATGAGTTTCAACTTCGTACCGTTTGGTGATCGTAAAAGTTACAGCTTCTCTCTGAATGCTTCTTCTTCGATGTTGAAAGACCTTAAGATCGACAAAAACAAGAGCTGGTACGATAATTAA
- a CDS encoding N-acetylmuramoyl-L-alanine amidase family protein codes for MVVIRYLLLISLVVLYSANSHVYAKKISNKSFTIVIDPGHGGHDPGAIYQKIREKDVVLNLAIRLGRYINQEMPDVKIVFTRKTDVFIPLHERAEKAIASKADLFLSLHANSCPTPSVSGTETFVLGMHKTEENLDVAKKENSVILIEDDYSTRYEGFDPNSSESYIMFDLVQEEYFDQSVTMAALVQNNFKNHAKRNDRGVKQAGFLVLRQTSMPSILVEAGYLSNEAEAQYLNSEKGQTELAKSICDAVKSYKTSYETKNDFELKSIVNEETKEDRSNEGQHAPPAETSKPEIKTELQKTAPIVEKARPKEVYYSIQLAVTHTKLELKPYNFRGLDSVYMIENNGVYKYYYAREQSFEAILKRKEEAKQHYNDAFIAAFCEGKQISVDEARALQQR; via the coding sequence ATGGTGGTTATCCGGTATTTACTTCTCATTTCTCTAGTTGTACTCTACAGTGCGAACTCGCACGTCTACGCAAAAAAGATAAGCAATAAAAGCTTCACAATTGTCATCGACCCCGGGCACGGCGGTCATGATCCGGGAGCTATTTATCAGAAAATTAGAGAAAAAGATGTTGTCCTGAATCTGGCAATCCGCTTGGGAAGATACATCAACCAGGAAATGCCCGATGTAAAAATTGTCTTCACCCGGAAAACCGATGTTTTCATTCCGCTTCACGAACGTGCCGAAAAAGCCATTGCCAGCAAGGCCGACCTGTTTCTGTCGCTTCACGCCAACTCGTGCCCTACTCCTTCGGTTAGCGGTACCGAAACTTTCGTTTTGGGGATGCACAAAACAGAAGAAAACCTCGACGTTGCCAAAAAGGAAAACTCGGTAATTTTAATCGAAGACGATTACTCGACCCGTTACGAAGGTTTCGACCCGAATTCGTCAGAATCATACATCATGTTCGACCTCGTACAGGAAGAATATTTTGATCAAAGCGTGACCATGGCTGCTTTGGTGCAAAACAATTTCAAGAACCACGCAAAACGAAATGACCGGGGCGTCAAGCAAGCCGGCTTCCTTGTACTTCGTCAAACCAGCATGCCCAGCATTTTGGTTGAAGCAGGTTATTTAAGCAATGAGGCCGAAGCGCAATACTTAAACTCGGAAAAGGGACAGACCGAACTGGCAAAATCGATTTGCGATGCCGTGAAATCCTACAAGACGAGTTACGAAACAAAAAACGACTTCGAGCTGAAAAGTATCGTCAATGAAGAAACGAAAGAAGACCGGTCGAACGAAGGACAGCACGCTCCGCCTGCCGAAACTTCCAAGCCTGAGATAAAAACGGAACTTCAGAAAACCGCACCGATTGTAGAGAAAGCCCGGCCGAAGGAAGTTTATTACAGCATTCAACTGGCAGTAACACATACTAAACTGGAGCTAAAACCCTACAATTTCCGTGGTTTGGATTCTGTTTACATGATCGAAAACAACGGTGTTTATAAATATTACTACGCCAGAGAGCAAAGCTTCGAAGCTATTCTGAAACGAAAAGAAGAAGCAAAACAACATTATAATGACGCTTTTATTGCCGCTTTCTGCGAAGGGAAACAGATTTCGGTTGACGAAGCCCGCGCCCTGCAACAACGGTAG
- a CDS encoding MlaD family protein: protein MKISKYTKLGLLIISSVAILIWGLNYLKGIDYFNTNTTYYAVYDRVDGLMKSSAVDINGYQVGQVKDISFSDKNDGSLIVTFSIEGKFKLPIGTEARIISSDIMGTRSIKLLINPNNQFYAAYDTIPASIEGDLKEQVSMQVLPLKNKAEQLLASLDSAITVITYVFNPEARKNLSESFAHINQTIINLESASAELDLLLRNERGNIQGVMENMNQLTSTLASSSEDFSAIADNLANITDSISAVNLKEMMESLSESTVGINDIIAKVNSKEGSAGLLINDPELYQNLTQLSLSMDYLLKDFRNNPKRYVHFSALDLGKSIYINPEQNSSASNSDYTFKVHLLSSPERLNLNNPIFEGFTKVEETEIAGIYNYSIGNSSDIQEMYPLLEKAKKVFPDASIIAFKNGRQVKLDKALRKIGQ, encoded by the coding sequence ATGAAAATCTCGAAATACACCAAGTTAGGTTTATTGATTATCTCTAGTGTTGCCATACTGATCTGGGGTCTTAATTATCTGAAAGGAATCGACTATTTCAATACCAATACAACATACTACGCCGTTTACGACCGTGTTGACGGTTTGATGAAATCAAGTGCTGTTGATATTAACGGATACCAGGTTGGTCAAGTAAAGGACATCAGCTTTTCGGACAAAAACGACGGAAGCCTGATTGTAACATTCTCCATCGAAGGTAAATTTAAGTTGCCGATTGGAACTGAAGCGCGGATTATCTCCAGCGACATTATGGGAACCCGTTCCATCAAATTGTTGATAAATCCGAATAACCAGTTCTACGCTGCTTACGACACAATACCGGCAAGTATCGAGGGCGACCTGAAAGAACAGGTCAGCATGCAGGTTTTACCGCTAAAGAACAAAGCGGAGCAGCTATTGGCATCTCTTGACTCGGCTATTACTGTTATTACTTATGTGTTTAACCCGGAGGCCCGAAAAAACCTGTCGGAAAGTTTTGCACATATCAACCAAACAATCATTAACCTTGAAAGTGCTTCGGCTGAATTGGATTTACTGTTGCGCAACGAAAGAGGCAACATCCAGGGAGTCATGGAAAACATGAATCAACTGACCTCTACGCTGGCGTCAAGCTCCGAGGATTTCTCGGCTATTGCCGACAATCTTGCGAATATTACCGACAGTATATCGGCAGTCAACCTTAAAGAAATGATGGAAAGCCTGTCGGAAAGCACCGTCGGTATCAACGACATTATAGCGAAGGTTAATTCAAAAGAGGGATCAGCCGGTTTGTTGATCAACGATCCGGAATTGTACCAGAACCTGACACAACTTAGCTTGAGTATGGATTACCTGCTCAAAGACTTCCGCAACAATCCGAAGCGGTATGTGCATTTCTCGGCCCTGGATCTGGGAAAGAGTATTTATATAAATCCTGAGCAAAACTCGTCGGCTTCCAATTCGGACTACACTTTTAAAGTGCACTTGCTGTCGAGCCCCGAAAGGCTGAATTTGAACAACCCGATCTTCGAAGGATTTACCAAAGTTGAAGAAACCGAAATTGCGGGTATCTATAATTACTCGATTGGAAATTCTTCTGACATTCAGGAAATGTATCCGCTTTTAGAGAAAGCGAAGAAGGTTTTTCCGGATGCTTCGATCATTGCCTTCAAAAATGGCCGTCAAGTCAAGCTGGATAAAGCTTTGCGGAAAATTGGACAATAA